The proteins below are encoded in one region of Toxoplasma gondii ME49 chromosome IV, whole genome shotgun sequence:
- a CDS encoding hypothetical protein (encoded by transcript TGME49_211360), translating to MLAEVQLGRQSTIKEQHNVVGTLTQDEKSGKKVGDKRRATGLEGKFRNPVDQATDSDVARQSKRNPSLSSEKPRQLQGFSMTEKQAAEQQFTSGDGQSHQGGIGTQPKGGQKRIQGKLKIEGFQKHKWINPSPKLPLTDSRRSALHERQREVVAVASGIETATKEALEKLLGRAKDQQASLGEEWRRYEELEHRRLLLLSSRGRNKGQEETHRDSLREAKTEFRRGLASLQQTVDTLQKQLASLSVGRLVPRHVLLGATDSPGSQSDQQSLEEWQGRARTTEEGVAGHSEGVKHDRKKGSSSVHDLAFGNPTELVVLATHVQELLEQQQRLTAFLESLVSLQSHRLIQQQGSLEFELRHLQGKNATVSVRTSKIKKSRPERVQWRTYRYKKYGAGSRAIEHRMTASVFASVMEGSDSLGERLGVNTHFHQIPVQPPTKEYPVSKTKKPPQALQGNSPFSPKVENRERPKGKRKVVGGFEVFDDPEETVVTALQRFLYPAYSHSFIASLVPGSAGRRTQGIGGLAEATAHGRMEWLTDSTVFADRKLNEILEEKMRERSIHFPLFTNSLRLALSGQNHPRDSAKGGLENDGPAVLDAVRYAETAAALSAFYDQVEREGAEEAKKKPDVGTLQDIAFQYSFDNVPLEHKRALWKEYLQVQLEDRGHEIVLPEEPPQAQLDDETSRDGNVFSSERKTAEYAARAVDNSPFLHQPLVALADEMNKRDKDAGEQGERHPLLMSNIRFLDLLADSLTMEADTRDGSSDAALKWEIPTLDTREFQAHDKVGGDSGNVFTHLSDGSVSKETLEDLLLPRVGFDRGNGALLGVDSWEFEDSLESDDSDWFQDNDHAHDDSFAWPWDLDFIVI from the coding sequence ATGTTAGCGGAGGTGCAGTTGGGAAGACAGTCAACCATCAAGGAGCAGCATAATGTGGTTGGGACTTTGACGCAGGATGAAAAGAGTGGGAAGAAAGTGGGAGACAAGCGCAGAGCTACCGGTTTAGAGGGAAAATTCAGAAACCCTGTGGACCAGGCAACAGACTCTGACGTTGCCAGACAGTCTAAACGGAATCCGTCCCTGTCTTCAGAGAAGCCGCGACAGCTGCAGGGTTTCTCAATGACTGAAAAGCAGGCTGCTGAACAGCAATTTACATCAGGTGATGGTCAATCCCATCAGGGCGGCATCGGGACACAGCCAAAAGGAGGACAAAAAAGAATACAGGGCAAACTGAAGATTGAGGGCTTCCAGAAACACAAATGGATCAACCCGTCTCCAAAGCTCCCACTTACAGATTCTAGACGTTCTGCGCTGCACGAACGTCAAAGGGAAGTTGTGGCAGTCGCCAGTGGCATTGAGACAGCCACCAAAGAGGCACTTGAAAAGCTTTTAGGTCGAGCTAAAGACCAGCAGGCATCGCTAGGTGAAGAGTGGAGGCGCTACGAGGAACTTGAGCACCGTCGactgctcctcctctcttcgagAGGGAGGAATAAAGGACAAGAGGAGACCCACAGAGATTCCTTGCGAGAAGCAAAAACGGAGTTCCGCAGGGGTTTGGCAAGTCTCCAACAGACCGTCGATACGCTTCAAAAACAGCTCGCAAGTCTCAGTGTCGGCCGCTTAGTTCCTCGACATGTACTCCTCGGTGCGACGGATTCTCCCGGCTCGCAAAGTGACCAACAGAGTTTGGAAGAGTGGCAAGGTCGGGCTCGAACAACTGAGGAAGGTGTGGCCGGTCACAGCGAAGGGGTGAAACatgacagaaagaaaggtaGCTCTTCCGTTCATGATCTGGCATTTGGTAATCCGACAGAACTCGTAGTACTAGCGACCCACGTGCAGGAACTCTTGGAGCAACAGCAGCGTCTCACAGCTTTCCTGGAATCACTTGTTTCCCTTCAGAGCCATCGCCTGATCCAGCAGCAAGGGTCCCTGGAATTCGAGCTGCGTCACCTGCAGGGGAAAAATGCCACTGTGTCGGTCCGAACATCAAAGATCAAGAAGTCCCGTCCTGAGCGTGTCCAGTGGAGGACTTACCGATACAAAAAGTATGGTGCCGGAAGCCGTGCGATAGAGCACCGCATGACGGCAAGTGTATTCGCGTCAGTCATGGAAGGCAGCGATTCCCTTGGAGAGCGACTAGGAGTGAACACCCACTTTCATCAAATCCCTGTTCAACCACCCACCAAAGAGTACCCAGTGTCTAAGACAAAGAAACCACCACAAGCTCTGCAAGGAAATTCCCCGTTCAGTCCCAAGGTGGAGAACAGGGAAAGACCTAAGGGAAAACGCAAAGTTGTGGGAGGGTTTGAGGTGTTCGATGACCCAGAAGAAACAGTAGTGACTGCACTGCAGCGCTTTCTGTACCCGGCCTATTCACACTCTTTTATTGCGAGTCTCGTGCCGGGATCCGCTGGACGGCGAACTCAGGGTATTGGGGGCCTAGCTGAAGCCACTGCCCACGGTAGAATGGAGTGGCTGACCGATTCCACAGTCTTTGCAGATCGTAAGCTGAATGAAATACTGGAGGAAAAGATGAGGGAAAGATCAATTCATTTTCCTCTGTTCACAAACTCTTTGCGGTTGGCCTTGTCAGGGCAGAACCATCCGCGGGACAGCGCGAAAGGCGGGTTGGAAAACGATGGCCCCGCCGTTTTAGATGCCGTCCGGTATGCAGAAACTGCGGCAGCCTTATCAGCATTTTATGATCAGGtagagcgagaaggagcagaagaagcaaagaagaagccCGACGTGGGCACCCTGCAAGATATCGCTTTCCAGTACTCATTCGATAACGTCCCCTTAGAACATAAGCGAGCCCTATGGAAAGAGTATCTTCAAGTGCAGCTTGAGGATCGCGGCCACGAGATCGTCCTTCCCGAAGAACCCCCCCAAGCTCAGCTAGACGACGAAACAAGCCGTGATGGCAATGTGTTTTCCTCTGAAAGGAAAACAGCTGAGTATGCTGCGAGGGCAGTTGACaactctccttttcttcaccAGCCACTTGTGGCATTAGCAGATGAAATGAATAAAAGGGATAAGGATGCTGGTGAGCAGGGTGAGCGCCACCCTCTATTAATGTCGAACATCCGCTTTTTGGACTTGTTAGCTGACAGTCTGACCATGGAAGCTGACACACGAGACGGATCCAGTGATGCTGCTCTGAAATGGGAGATTCCTACACTCGACACCCGAGAATTCCAGGCGCATGACAAAGTTGGGGGAGACTCGGGGAATGTTTTCACTCACCTAAGTGATGGTTCTGTCTCTAAGGAAACGCTGGAGGATCTCCTACTTCCGCGGGTAGGGTTCGACAGGGGAAACGGCGCGCTGCTTGGCGTAGACTCTTGGGAATTCGAAGACAGTTTAGAATCTGATGATAGTGACTGGTTTCAGGATAACGATCACGCCCACGATGACAGCTTTGCATGGCCGTGGGATCTCGATTTCATCGTCATCTGA
- a CDS encoding CBS domain-containing protein (encoded by transcript TGME49_211350~Predicted trans-membrane domain (TMHMM2.0):14-37:73-96:100-123:127-150) encodes MSDGLAAAIPPAGSITLAVFCAIGSAMFSGLTLGLLTLDIVQLKLLINRPNKTAQDERNAKYARKILPLRSDGNYLLVTLLTGNVAVNAGFSILLGDLTDGLVGFLVSTVVITIFGEILPQAACARHGLVVGGVLAPVVYALEWLLFPVVKPIAMILNCVLGEDLGTIYDKKQLSALVDYHNNVVHVLTRDEARILKGGLEFAFTRAEEVMTPMDEVYGIDVDSKLNYDVLSEVLSSGFSRIPVFDRSNSQCIVGLLFVKDLILVDCHAEVEVRKLLQFFGRGLYAVDDDTPLLELLKTFKQGHTHLAVVRRVSDDGEGDPFYIHVGIITLEDVMEEILQDEINDEFEHDKSQSHRRRRHQNQAVSGAQASLPYFAPSSPLAPRFSVSSTAWEAQGDVDTAPEAESRRSRREKKKEKVKGDKRRFRLWSRGRRSSTASSNAPLTNACEKEAGEGTDGDVEDKRVDRNEASRRPSKEASFPATCASTLQAKRPGEAETDLLSGGSPVGLSSFEKSSECGDPERGSLGEASSRHSRWTAKRLEEGGAVESHFLEDEPTRELPRGDTEEGEGQRRRSRGGAAGEKTIKTVEMTPLEPMHAVLTTSREEPPKAEEIRREDALGHPSLFPWWGWSADTAGSVSKLRMRGTLRMFFDSHRRSRIAEPLTESEARAIASFLSSSIPAFSPQIVDEKLLVSLLSSFFCIQPPPASLLWHSAVHPDLFKHKSTDRRGEHEAAFEPFAVIVLYGRVRLYVGKEGIPCTAGPLSCLAVKVLGNPAPVLLGQVASQQPAEFSAPPSSPSPSGALEFRETPVHMLDQPSCLPASADTLVVSSPSRSSSREQLDSPSRPAASSDSSDQDSVCSSQRLSTATFNSPSISPEAASRRASSPRLTSRSRPAPCTISTFPVSPVALPGCLPVSAGVTVSRGSSVFPSPCVWDAAIHRKAASPPRGDWRNAFRSEEPEAKERKRENGESDRREETQGKEGVQSGAPDGSLDLGSDGPRRRRDIFCVLDAVRENPGHTREEDFLSSTDRRSSSRSSSSSRHKSPREPSTSVPSPKESGTAWLGPWGTRRDSEEPRYAPLASCVSSNVDNVEAPSCRDGTRPLHFASPGKPPVEGKSRCCSPEVRFSPLKESTTPLRSLPPSTGLCQRSGGGVYRSLVETTSSLASLSSRGKETDRETSREASQPASAVQIASERGDPSAKRVCDEEEDHEEYYEKEGSEEEDREVSPLVSRRLLRDGLTSPDQFTLISSHASGGCSSSPSLHDASSGGVSVEEAPQGSQTKSPSTGRSGREKTACDVDSACVEIDIGNRRASTFEKDAFRRKETYPQFGDTERSCRKQNEMLSWLRTSATSSVSLESGEEDVELTAPSQAHSHVRLEEVCVCGVSLSLPWLSPKKGTDREQRRRAREEGLCLGLSREEPPEVESSVEGMSLEKKEEQSAGASAGRRRLPSEKSSLAFPAFSSQRLSGKSIFRRETAGTGVSEISHLLRFEKPQADWSAARGPEPGPRREREEERQEELSCGWGANRQEGPAKPRVQQSLEEQLQIQETCLRQLAKDMQEKKGVWLAVSSKQRGKEYQRRRDVEFVDEQDKAERSSQAKSEREGREKQDASARGAAETGEAGAENEEPEGDGKKRIQEVRNREALCHEIHSWVQSLQDSKGGSEARGNEWSNEQTKTLTCEGYAPDYTAVTEGACGLLVFPRWFYVAAVKASLDLARSSRS; translated from the exons atgAGTGACGGCCTCGCCGCCGCCATCCCCCCTGCAGGGTCCATAACGCTTGCAGTTTTCTGCGCGATAGGTAGTGCGATGTTCTCTGGGTTAACTCTAGGTTTATTGACTCTTGACATTGTTCAGTTGAAGTTGCTGATCAATCGCCCGAACAAAACGGCGCAAGATGAGCGAAATGCAAAGTATGCTCGAAAAATCCTCCCGCTTCGATCCGACGGAAACTACCTCCTCGTCACCCTCCTGACCGGGAACGTCGCGGTCAATGCGGGCTTCTCCATTCTTTTGGGCGACCTAACTGATGG GCTTGTCGGCTTTCTGGTTTCAACAGTTGTCATCACGATTTTCGGAGAAATTCTTCCAcaggctgcatgcgcgcgacACGGTCTCGTCGTGGGCGGCGTCTTGGCGCCTGTCGTGTATGCCCTCGAGTGGctcctcttccccgtcgTCAAACCGATCGCCATGATCCTCAATTGTGTCCTAG GTGAGGATTTGGGCACCATCTATGACAAAAAGCAGCTGAGTGCACTGGTGGACTACCACAACAACGTTGTGCACGTTCTGACTCGCGACGAAGCTCGAATCCTCAAGGGAGGTCTCGAGTTCGCGTTCACTCGAGCTGAGGAAGTGATGACACCCATGGACGAGGTGTACGG AATCGACGTCGACAGCAAGCTGAACTACGACGTGCTTTCGGAAGTTCTGTCCAGCGGGTTCAGCCGCATTCCCGTCTTTGACCGCAGCAACTCGCAGTGCATTGTCGGCCTGCTTTTTGTCAAGGACCTGATTCTCGTCGACTGTCACGCCGAAG tgGAGGTCCGCAAGTTGCTGCAATTCTTCGGTCGTGGCCTCTACGCTGTCGATGACGACACACCGCTGCTCGAGCTCCTCAAGACCTTCAAACAGG GTCACACGCACCTGGCGGTGGTTCGTCGGGTGTCGGACGACGGGGAGGGAGATCCGTTCTACATTCACGTAGGAATTATAACGTTGGAAGATGTGATGGAGGAGATTCTCCAGGACGAAATCAACGACGAATTCGAGCACGACAAGTCACAGAGCCACCGCCGGCGGAGGCACCAGAATCAGGCTGTCTCGGGGGCCcaggcgtctctgccttATTTCGCGCCGAGCTCCCCGCTCGCCCCGAgattctctgtctcctcgactgcGTGGGAGGCTCAGGGTGACGTAGACACGGCACCAGAGGCGGAGTCGAGGCGGTCGcgccgcgagaagaagaaagagaaagtgaaaggagacaagcggCGCTTTCGGCTCTGGAGCCGGGGCCGGAGATCCAGCACCGCCAGCAGCAATGCGCCGCTGACGAACGCATGCGAAaaggaggcgggagaggggACTGATGGCGACGTCGAGGACAAGCGAGTTGACAGGAATGAAGCCAGTCGGAGACCGAGCAAGGAAGCCAGCTTCCCAGCCACTTGTGCCAGCACTTTGCAGGCCAAGAGGCCCGGGGAGGCCGAGACAGACCTCCTTTCGGGGGGTTCTCCTGTGGGGCTGTCGAGCTTCGAGAAGAGCTCAGAATGTGGAGACCCTGAGCGGGGCAGCCTTGGTGAAGCCTCATCTCGGCACTCCCGGTGGACGGCGAAGAGGctcgaggaaggaggagcagTCGAGAGCCATTTTTTGGAGGACGAGCCAACGCGCGAACTGCCTCGTGGAGATACGGAGGAAGGTGAGGGACAACGCCGCCGCAGCCGAGGCGGGGCGGCTGGGGAAAAGACCATCAAGACTGTGGAGATGACGCCTCTGGAaccgatgcatgcagttctcaCGACGAGCCGAGAAGAGCCACCGAAGGCTGAGGAAatcaggagagaagacgcgctcGGGCACCCATCTCTGTTTCCCTGGTGGGGCTGGAGCGCCGACACCGCGGGCTCTGTCTCCAAGCTGCGAATGCGCGGAACGCTGCGAATGTTCTTCGATAGCCACCGACG GAGCAGAATTGCAGAACCCCTCACGGAATCGGAAGCTCGTGCAATTGcatcgtttctctcctcctccattcctgccttctcgccgcaAATTGTCGACGAGAAGTTACtcgtctcgctgctctcgtccttcttctgcatccaGCCCCCgcccgcttctctcctgtggCACTCCGCTGTCCACCCCGATCTGTTCAAACACAAATCAACCGACAGACGAGGCGAGCACGAAGCCGCCTTCGAGCCCTTCGCTGTTATTGTGCTTTAT GGTCGTGTTCGCCTGTATGTCGGAAAGGAAGGCATCCCCTGTACTGCGGGACCGCTGTCGTGTCTCGCAGTGAAG GTGCTGGGAAACCCTGCACCTGTGCTTCTCGGCCAGGTGGCTTCGCAGCAACCCGCTGAGTTTTccgcgccgccttcttcaccgTCTCCGTCTGGCGCCCTTGAGTTcagagagacgcctgtgCATATGCTGGACCAGCCTTCTTGTCTCCCAGCGTCTGCTGACACACTTGTcgtttcttcaccttctcgtTCTAGTTCTAGAGAGCAGCTCGACTCTCCCTCGCGTCCAGCTGCAAGTTCTGACTCCTCTGATCAAGATTCTGTTTGTTCTTCTCAACGGCTTTCTACTGCAACTTTCAACTCACCGTCGATATCTCCGGAGGCCGCGTCTCGacgcgcgtcttcgcctcgcctgACCTCTCGCTCCCGTCCCGCTCCTTGCACTATCTCCACAtttccagtgtctcctgTAGCTCTTCCGGGCTGCCTGCCTGTTTCCGCAGGCGTGACCGTCTCTCGAggttcttctgtgtttccgtCGCCCTGTGTCTGGGATGCGGCGATTCACAGAAAAGCCGCATCGCCTCCGAGAGGTGACTGGAGAAACGCTTTTCGCTCCGAGGAGCCCGAAGCGAAAGAGCGCAAACGCGAGAATGGAGAGAGCGaccgacgagaagaaacccAGGGAAAGGAGGGCGTGCAGAGCGGTGCTCCTGATGGTTCCCTTGATCTCGGCTCCGATGGACCCAGGCGTCGAAGAGACATCTTTTGCGTGCTAGACGCTGTGAGAGAGAACCCAGGACATACCCGAGAAGAGGACTTTCTTTCCTCTACTGaccggagaagcagcagcagaagcagctcCAGTTCTAGACATAAGAGCCCGCGAGAACCGTCGAcctccgttccttctccgAAAGAAAGTGGAACTGCGTGGCTAGGCCCGTGGGGGACCCGCAGGGACTCAGAGGAACCTCGATATGCGCCTCTGGCGTCTTGCGTGTCTTCGAATGTAGATAATGTGGAAGCTCCTTCCTGTAGGGATGGTACGCGACCGTTGCATTTTGCGTCCCCAGGCAAGCCACCTGTCGAAGGGAAGAGTCGCTGCTGTTCTCCTGAagtccgcttctctcctctcaaaGAATCTACAACCCCACTGCGTTCGCTTCCACCGTCGACGGGACTCTGTCAACGTTCAGGAGGGGGCGTGTATCGTAGTTTGGTCGAGACGACGAGTTCGTTggcttccctttcttctcgaggaaaagagacagaccgTGAAACCTCTCGTGAAGCAAGTCAACCTGCTTCAGCGGTCCAGATAGCGTCAGAACGCGGAGACCCAAGCGCGAAACGCGTTtgcgatgaagaagaagaccacGAAGAATAttacgagaaagaaggctccgaggaagaggaccgtgaggtgtctcctcttgtgTCTCGGCGCCTCTTGAGGGATGGACTAACGTCCCCGGACCAGTTTACGCTCATTtcttcgcatgcatctgGTGGCTGCAGTTCGTCCCCGTCTCTCCATGATGCCTCTTCAGGCGGCGTTTCTGTGGAGGAGGCCCCCCAAGGCTCCCAAACGAAAAGCCCAAGCACAGGAAGGAGCgggcgagaaaaaactgcGTGCGATGTggactctgcatgcgtggagaTCGACATCGGTAACAGGAGAGCCTCCACATTCGAGAAGGACGCGTTCCGACGGAAAGAGACATACCCGCAATtcggagacaccgagagaTCGTGTCGCAAGCAAAACGAAATGTTGAGCTGGCTTCGCACTTCGGCCACCTCCAGCGTTTCGctggaaagtggagaagaagacgttgAACTAACAGCCCCGTCTCAAGCTCACAGTCACGTGAGGCTCGAGgaagtgtgtgtgtgtggagtgtctctgtcgctgccttGGCTGTCTCCGAAGAAGGGGACAGATCGGGAGCAGCGGCGCAGAGCGCGCGAAGAGGGCCTTTGTCTCGGCTTGTCGAGGGAGGAGCCTCCTGAGGTTGAGAGCAGTGTGGAGGGGATGTCtctcgaaaaaaaggaagagcagagcgCTGGGGCAAGTGCTGGAAGGAGGCGGCTcccgagcgagaagagcagctTGGCTTTTCCGGCGTTCTCGTCTCAGAGACTCTCGGGCAAAAGCATCTTTCGCCGCGAGACGGCGGGAACGGGAGTGTCGGAGATCAGCCATTTGCTGCGTTTCGAGAAACCGCAAGCAGACTGGTCTGCAGCCAGAGGCCCGGAGCCAGGTCCTCGCCgcgaaagggaggaagagcgacaggaGGAGCTCTCCTGCGGATGGGGTGCGAACAGGCAGGAGGGTCCTGCGAAGCCGAGAGTGCAGCAGAGTTTGgaggagcagctgcagatTCAGGAGACATGTCTGCGGCAACTCGCGAAGGATatgcaggagaagaagggtgTCTGGCTAGCTGTGTCGAGTaagcagagagggaaagagtATCAGCGCAGGCGCGACGTGGAGTTTGTGGACGAGCAGgacaaagcagagagaagttCGCAGGCGaagtcggagagagaaggaagagaaaagcaagacgcctcggcgagaggcgcggcagagacaggcgaggcgGGAGCTGAGAACGAGGAACCAGAAGGAgacgggaagaagcgaatcCAAGAGGTGCGAAATCGCGAGGCGCTCTGCCATGAGATCCACTCCTGGGTGCAAAGTCTTCAAGACTCGAAAGGAGGCAgtgaagcgagaggaaacgagtgGTCCAACGAACAGACGAAAACATTGACGTGCGAAGGATACGCCCCGGACTATACAGCCGTCACAG AGGGCGCGTGCggcctcctcgtctttccaCGCTGGTTCTACGTCGCAGCCGTGAAGGCGTCGCTGGACCTGGCGCGAAGCAGCCGTTCTTGA